gaactgatagttttgatttgtaaatagtgctttgtaaatattagttaagattaacagttcattgttgttcgtaatagtccaagtaaattgtcattgccgtcagtggagtgctataacgaatactgtgttgagtgaaaatcctattgttgacgagagcgtttaaggtgaattgtagaaaggaattattgttggaagaataaaatcctattgttgagttgaaataaattcacaatatatatatatatatatatatatatatatatatatatatatataaagaatattttttttctaacataCTGATATGATGATTTGCTATCATTctcaaacaagaaaatgaaacaacTGAATAATACACACGACAGACCAACGTTGATAGTCAATGTTGCTTGCTGACCACAAGTCACCGGGCCATACCTAgccatgtcaaacaaaagacaattgaaatggtggtagtaaaattcgcgactatattcttaaatatagtcattccattagtcaagtgcaaggtttatgcagtacaacagcagtgttttgaatgcaccaagAGAAAATGCAGGTGATGTAAgttcttaaagtaggttatcacaacgaaaAAAAGGGAGAAAAAGGTGTCAGGGAATATCAttgaaatgaaggaaagtaaatttccggttaatgttcaccaaagcgttaaatacgtaattatgaccgcgctgccgttttatttgtggtctagagaaaatacctcgtcttttacaaagaaaacttttagctgccatgaaattattcaccgctttcatcatattatcgtttatcaatattacgaaacaaaaactatcataagGGCCATAACCGTCAAGATCATCATGGCTGTTTGCGCATGCGCGGATTTGGTTAATATAAACCTAAACTaagcaaacctaaccttcgtataatatgcaagatgtataaccggagcaagaagggatctttttgatttgatctggaatgtacacacgaaaTTACTCAAATTAGGATCACAGTGTCACTGCATGAAAGGTCTGCGCATGCGccacagcaaaactgttcctgtcgcaaGCTCCTCATCTAAGCcacgtaatctactcgcaatatttacgcaaatacatcttgtTGCTAACAGTAGTACTATCCCTCAGTAATGTTCGAAACGAAAGAGGTAgagcagaaaaaaaaatctccttCTAACGATGCCACAGACCaatgtcatgttcttatgttggcgacattgtgtatttagttcaatTTGGTCATAACCGTAATGGCACGGTTCAAAGCCACCATAACAAATCCTCCAGTTTAGTGaacaaattaaatttagaaaataaataaaatgaagcatTCTACTGCTATCATTTCACAATTTTCCCATAATTAACAGCAAAATAGATTTCCAGGAAAGGTTACTACCAGCAGCCTCGTCACACTATATGTTGTTTGGCATCCCTCTATCCTAATCACGCTCACTTCTTGTTTCTACAAgtcaggttaggttagcttagaccAGTTTAgttaatttatgttaaatttaatgACAAAGTGAAAGCGAACTTTCCTTCTAGTTGTAAAGTACGCTAGGCTTACATTCTTTTAATCTGCACcatatcttattcaattttatcAGTTATTCACAAATTGTAAACACCAaatcacttagggtgctattcatagacatttcgctagcccccgctacgagtgtgctaaacaggattcatataatatatcgctgacactggtttatgaatatgaaaaacgttagttcactgatcatccaccgaaagcccgcgctaagaatgtttatgaatacggcccttagtcttTATTACATATAAGTAGGCTACCGGAAAATATGACATTGATTATTAGTACAACAATATAGGTAGGCTATTGGCACAATCATAAACGAATAACTAGGGTGCTGATTTATCATGTCAAAGGCACAAACTGAAATCTCAGCAAGATCAAGTGAAATGTATAGTTGAAAAAGTAGGTGTTGGGGTCAAAGATTTTTCAGATTACTTCCAATTCCTCTACCATCACGAACATTGTCTTCTTTTCTCACaattcataataatcatcattataaGTGTGcaaagcaacataaaactacgGCACCGTATATGGGGTCCTATATCGAACATGCCTCAGAGTAACCATAGGAATATTTACAGCTGGCATCTACGATTACGACATTAGTATATGGCACGAAAAGAAGACATGACATAGGCCTACCAGTCCACAAAAAATTCCATCTTTCCCTCTCTTGGTCTTTCAGGATATGGTGTATCAATTTCTGTTTTCACTCCGACTAGAATGTCTGTGTTAGCAAGCCTGAGACGTGCAGAACCACTTGCATGAGAGACAACATCAGTCTCTATTTCCATCGGCCGATAGTCGAGACGAGTTCTTCCATCACAGCGAAGATTTTCCTGCAAGAGAATGTAGCCTAGAGCTCAAATCAATTACATCAAACTTTTATTTGCTACATCGGACGAAATGAGATGAGGTTTAGACGGATGAATTTATGAACTGCAGTCTACAAATACACACTGTGCCTGAGACAAAATTAATGATTAGTTAGTAAGGAAGCAGAACTGCCACTACTTTTGTTCAAATCAAATTTGCTTAGGGCCTACCCATTGCATTCTTTAACAATGCACAGCAGGAAAGTCTGCAACTGGGTAGCTAATTATCTAgtttatggaattaaatatggctGGCTGGCCTAAGTAACTCGTGAGAGCTTTGTGCTCCTTTAATCATGAATAGAAACAAACAACTTACCGGTAATGACTATTAGCCTATTAAACAATGAATAAACTTCACTTCATGGTTTTAtcttgtgtttgtcgaatgcgcatcatcacgcTTACGAAAAGGCATTTTAGAGCCAACAATTTATTTTTAGCACAAAGTGGAAGTAAGGTGGAAGGAAGGCAACAATAAAGTGAAGTTCATCCGAATTTTTCTACTTTGCGAAGAAACAattgttattatttcaatttatacacCTTTCATATCTTCCTACGCCATACAGGGAGAACAAACGCCCTATTATGTTTTATATAGCCTGGGAAACAAAAGAGCAACATTCTGTTCAATTTCATTACACACCGACTTAACCTCATTTCAATACCTCAACTCCGTGAAGAATGAAAGTCTTTTCCGCTTCACTCAAAAGAATCCCTGCCATTTTCAATATATTATCAAACACAGGCTCTCTTGTTAGcgtaaataacaataaacaacCACAAATAAACTTCGACTCTCATCACACATTCGCTATAACTTCAAACATGTTACACTTCTCGTTCATCCAGATGGTTGGTAGCCATATTGTCCACACTTGCCAATAtagattaaataaaacatatcccTACCAACATAACAAAAACAAAGTAGTTTCAGAAATAATGCCTGCTATcatttaactttttctgtaaATAACCTACTTGGTTCTCAATTTTTGTGAGTTAAAATCATGCAAGTCTAAtttttagaataaaaatataatataataaatataattcggAATATTCCATCAAAAATTAAGATACAGTATTAATGAATGGCTCTTGTAATTTGAATTTACACATATTTAGAAATTACCTGCAACATTGTGTCCAATGGCCCTCAAATATCCCAATATGTTACCTTCATTTTTgtaatcattatatattttttcgtaattattaatattcttttatccaaatcaaggtttttcttctttttcttgcatGCAGATTTTCTCCCCTACTGTGCcgcatttttctctgaattgaTTATTTTTTCGAAAGTTTCATTGCTGCCTCACTGGATAACTTCTCAAGATGTCACTGTATGATTTGAGCTGGAGTCTCTGCCGATGTACTTGCAACTGCCGTCATCAAATTCATACACACTGCTCCTTGAACTCTTCTCCAATCAGAGGCATGGGAATGTTCAATAGGCTGTTTAACAATGGACTTATCAAGAGCAGATACCAGCGCTGATATACAATACCCCCTTTTTGCATCCTATATTTCGTGTACATGACACCTCTGTATATGAAAGTCATACCCGCATGTTTGGTTAAAgtgaatctaattttactctctattGTTAAATAACACTAAAAATTCTGTAGTAGATGTAATTTCACTCTTCATTGCCAAATATTACTAAAAGTTTTAGTAACCATGTAAACCTTACTTATTTTTACCATACTTAAATAACagtcaaagttagaatttatcaaacagttatattatcagttctgtatggctgtgaaacttagactctcactttgagagaggcacagagattaagggtgtttgagaataaggttcttaggaaaatatttggggctaagagggatgaagttacaggagaatggagaaagttacacaacacagaactgcacgcattgtattctacacctgacataattagaaacattaaaaccagaggtttgagatgggtagggcatatagcacatatgaacgaattcagaaatacatatagtgttagttgtgagactggagggaaaaagacctttggggagaccgagacgtagatgggaggatattattaaaatggatttgagggaggtgggatatgatgatagagactggattaatcttgcacaggatagggaccgatggtgggcttatgtgagggtggcaatgaacctgcaggttccttaaaagtgaattctacaatgaggggatagaaagacttgtgccacgactcaaTAAACGCCTCAATAATGacggagattatgttgagaagtaattgaagtgtggggaatacaatgcaacaaaaatggtttgtaaatatcttcccgtttacttactacacccttttggaacttagtttaagaacacgcctcgtaattctgctggaatctgaTCGATACCTGCAGACatactttttcagcttttctatcgcaatttcgacttcagaaagtgtaggTTTGGGTATAAATGGTTCGGCAGTATGTATTTGAATACCATCCCTATCATTAATGAAACAGACTATGGTAGTATTTTTCTTTAAAAGAATGTTGAGAGGAAGCAAACAAGAATATAAAGAACATTTATTTTCTAAGAAATATTGTAGGTTTATATTATAACTTGCTTTTCCAATTTCAGTATCTTACAATTAAACAACTCTTTCTTGTCTACCAATAGCACTACAGTCAACTGTACATTTAAATAGGTGATTCATTAAAGCCACGTGCTGCGTAGTCAGAAGGCTTCGTTCTATCTGATAGCCGTGGGTAGCCGGGGTCTCCAGGCAGGATAGGTTTTCGGGATGAAATCACACGCCATCCACCTTTCCTAGTCCAGTCCTATAAAAGAAGACAGAGTTAGTAATGAAAATGTATGTAATCACTATAGCCTggatgtttattcatttattttggttaaaataggctggcatataggcactaaaatagtaaaaataggcagtgaaataagcatttattattcatggaaacagacaaaaaatagacaaatacttaataaactatcccatacggtactcactttccttggttacatgtcacaacaagatgcttttttaagttgtcaactgtcatagtgaccTGCCTGTCAgggagaacgtttttcatggtggaaaaagatctttctactgctactgaagtgattggagcaaacttaaaaacaacttatttcagaaggactgtctctactttctttcagagatagggaaaaaccgactgtgtattgtctcaaaaagagggatgtGAGAAAGGATTAGAGATTCAAAGTATGCGTGACTTGTGCATGCAAgcaacaacagtaacgggacctggagacttgcttttaatacttccctcatctccTTTCTTTTGCTGGTAAACcctgaagtgacctgagcactgagggttatactgttcaaacatctttgttaagtgacataaaagatggaatcagtgggggagaaaagtttacgacttcttggaaacatactgtatgttttgctggagaataagattctcagcaaatatttgtgtgaggtgaatatataggctatttttaatttgtacaaccattattttttgttttttgatataatttatgtgcggtttattttaaatgcattaaaaatatagaaaatgcacAGTAAcaacgtaaaaaggctaaaaaaaaaaaaggcatttaaccttaaaataggcaacgagCTAAATATAGGCATATGAATCTGCTAACCAACAGCTGGTGTAGCCCTCCAAATAGTTTGGGGTTGTGTGTAGGTGATATACAtgtcataacataaaaatatggtgcTTACATTAAAACAGTTGTACTTTTTGCTACATTCATCTGCTATATTGGAGAAGAAGATAGATAAAGGCATGGAaggacgaagaagaagaaaacatgctAAATTATAAAACAGTACAATGAACCAATCCAATTACGTAATAAGACTCATGACAAATACTTACATTTGcattatatttaaaatagtaaGCACCAGCATAAATGGCAAATCCTATCATCAAGAATTTTCCTGTAAACCAGCGGATTATGTTTGTTCTTCGTTCtccctgaaataaaaataaacagatatgaacacatgaaaataaatacagacaAATCTGTTAacagttgcaatataaaaaattaccATCCCAATTACATTGTTTATCAATTGCACAATTACGAATGCAAAAAGCAGGGTGATTTTTTGATTTACGAACTAAAAAATCGAGgcgcaaatgtttcaattccctTTCCCGGATTTTTTCACAACTTTTTGGTTCTCAGTCATGTCCAGTTAATAAAGCAATATAAAGAGTTAAACCTAGTAGGGAAACAATGCCACAGTAAGAAAGTTTAAGTCTTGGTTGAGGTTCGAGTGCATTGAGAGTTTACCGATATAAATTAGTATATATTTTAAGACGAGGCACAGAAATATGATTCATACACTCCAACCCCGAGAAAAAAATCTGCTCTATTTCTGTTACGGTtagaaatacattaattattttacaaaataacttGTGTAGATATCATGGGCTTCCTAAGACATAAAATTGTTGAATAAAAACAACTGGAagcataattatataaataccactcatttttaacaataaaagtCTCTTCTTTTATCAATTTAAatctaatcttcctcaacttgatgaggttgccaaagacaaagaatatatataaaagttaaattgtaaattgtttGTCCGAATAACTTTTCAATTGGAcgcaaaattatgcaaataattaatttgtCTGGTACAAATCATTTTCGAGACATTCAGTATGAATCTGTTCCACTTCAACGTCTCCTACAATTCAAAGTAAAGCTGCCATccgctatttattgttaaaataaaaattcataaatatttttaaaataaaattaagttaatattttatatctaTCTTTCCCAATTTAAATGACTACTAAAAGATTAAATACTGTATGAACAATGGCCCTCCAatagtttttaaaaaatttctgTATATATAGtctacaagattaatccagtctctatcatcatatcccacctcactcaaatccattttaatattatcctcccatctacgtcttggcctccccaaagtctttttgcctccggtctcccaactaacactctatatgcatttctggattcgcccatacatgctacatgccctgcccatctcaaacatctggatttaatgttcctaattatgtcaggtgaagaatacaatgcgtgcagttctgcgatgtgtaactttctccattctcctgtaacttcatcccgcttagccccaaatattttcctatgcaccttattctcaaacacccttaacctatgttcctctctcagagtgagagtccaagtttcacaaccatacagaacaaccggtaatataactgttttataaattctaactttcagattttttgtcagcagactagatgataaaagcttgtcaactgaataataacacgcatttcccatatttattctgcatttaatttcctcccgagtgtcatttatatttgttactgttgctccaagatatttgaatttttccaccccttccaaagataaatctccaatttttatatttccatttcatacaatattctggtcacgagacataatcatatactttgtcttttcgggatttacttccaaaccgatcgctttacttgcttccagtaaaattccctaatcgtttgttttccctaatcgtttgtggattttctcctagcatattcacgtcatgcgcatagacaagaagctgatgtaacccattcaattccaaaccctgcctgttatcctgaactttcctaatggcatattctaaagcgaagttaaaaagtaaaggtgatagtgcatctccctgctttagcccgcagtaaattggaaaagcatcagatagaaactgacctatacggactctgctgtatgtttcactgagacacattttaattaatcgaactagtctcttgggaataccaaattcaacattcgaactttcaggggtgcagtctgtaattctgaccattatttggtaattggagaattaagagaaagactatcagtagccaagcgagtagagcaacaagttaatattactaaattcaatattttgaaattaaaggaagaggaaactaagcaaaattatcaggtcgaaatttcgaatagatttgccactttagaaagttccgacgaagttgagaaagaataagatgttaacagcgtgtgggaaaatatcagagggaccgatggcgggcttatgtgagggcggcaatgaaccttcgggttccttaaaagccatttgtaagtaagtatatatagtCTACAAGCAAACAGTTGCATCCCAAAAACCATACTTGCTTTACAGAAGATTCTATATATAaaagtttatttctttattcttcataCCGGTACGTATATTCAGAAAATAAAGTCTGAAACAGTTTTTTTCTCTCcacaaaataaaagttaaagtTCGCGTTTATTACTAATGTACCCTGATTCAGAGACGAGGACGACTGTGGAACAGTGACTAAACTTAACGCCGAAGACTAACCAATAACCTATGCAAACTTGTGCGCATTTCATTTCAGtattaagttcgacagaaatttGTGGCCTACCACGAATCTTTCCGGTTACTATTTATTAAACTACTAGCTGTTCTTAACAATCCGACCTCCAATTGGCTGTATAACAAACGTCCTCTGAAGGATAATTCGGTACAGTCTCCGTATGAGTAGACATGCAaccgaaacaaaactaattttattatctcaaccagtccttctcttgtgaccaaggtcgcacgtcctctgatcatgcgcactgtctcctttctgtgcgacaaaacttttttctaagattaTACCTGTGCTACAAAATAATATGGATGAGGAATTTTCATTGAATCATGCATAACCTTAAAAGTTATTCAAAGTATGGCCTATAACAAAAATTGCCAGACGGTTATTTCTGGAGGATACCTGTCACAGGATAATTTGAAGACAAGAAGCTGTGTGAAGATAGAAAATTTTATCTTATATAGTGAAACGACAATAGGCCTACAACCCATCAGCAAATATATGTGATTATCAAACTTATGAGTGCAAATATTGAGTAACATGCTAACACAATATTAATTCGCGTACCAACACTGGCATTAAAGGCTTGAAAGCCATATCCAAGGGCATCCTATATGCCCTACGGATAGGGTTGTATCGCTCTTTGAAGTATTCTGGGACATGTCTGGGTTCATTTGGAGACAATTCTTGATCCTTGACCCATTGACGTCGCCAAGCTCGTTCTTCATTCGTCATTCCCATTACCCTTTCTCTCTCCCGGGCCAGACGGCCCTGGATTGAAAAGGGCTTCACTCCACCAGTATCAGACGCCATTTTCACTATTGCGGCCACTATTCTCCACTACCAgctgattttgtttttttttttttgtccattgCCAACAATGAGGGACTTTTGTAGCTCAGAGGGAAATTAATTGATTGTAACTGGAGAAATCTAAGCGAAATCTTAAGATCAGTTTGTTTAAACATTGAAAGGTATGTAAAATACGGAGCTctactttaattttaatgtgtatacattcaaatattagaataataatagaagaaattaactgaaattttactttttttttagcaGTTTTAACGACAGGGGGTGTCCTTGTACAGCAGACGACGATTTTTGTGAAACAGACGACATACATCGTCCGGCGTCCAGAAATAAAATTCAGAAGGtagtataattattatgtatatcACTGAAATGTTTGAAGAAGAATAACGGAAAATAATATAGTTGTTGGTAAAATTCATTTTTCGgtaaattagtatataatatgaataattatgtAATGAAATCTTTGTAATAGTTTCGTTGTTGTCGCTTGCATTCTAGAGCATACACAAATTGAACTTCATACTTTTGTTAGAATTTActgaagattattattttttggtcctacagaatattgaTATTAAGGAAAATTGTTAAAACTTTCGTTGCAGTGAAATAATAAGACAAGACACTTGTTATCTACATAAAGATATTTACAAGAATGGCCTCTGGAGCTCTGAAAAAGGTacttttcaagcatgaatatattttCATTACCGAACACACAATTGAGAAAATAATGTACCGTACTCTTGTGAAACTTTGAAGCCCGTATCACTTATAAAGTTATTTCCTTTAGACGACAGGGCTGACAGGTCTTGCTGTGGCAGCGAATCCACATCACACACTAGGAGTACTGTATAGCAAGATTCTCAGAGCTGTACAAAAGATGCCTTCCAATGCTGCATATCGGAAGTACACAGAAGAGATTGTCAAGGACAGAGCAGAAGCTGTTAAAAGTGTAAGCACAAGTTATGCATATTTAAAGACATTGATCCAATTCTCGGTTATAGTTATGAACTTGAACACAAATAGAACATATTTGCATATTATATGAGGGTTGAGGCATGTCatgggaacaatttttttttgtgagaattcGAGCGTGGgtggaaaatgtaaaatatacagatGAAAGGATAAGGAATAGACGAAATGTACGGACATTTAACAACACGCCAATATTTTGCTCCTCATGTTTATTACGGTCGTTGCAGGGTTCCTGTGCCAGAATCATTACAGCACACATACCCGTTCTAAAGGCCCTCGAAGTAGTTGCAACATTCACAACACTGCCAACGATGTGGGAGGCGCCGAATGCCATCTGCTTCACCATTTCCCTCACCATGTGTGAATCTGGTTATCTGTTATACAGCATTGGCAATATACTTTCGTTTCTCAAATCGCCTACTACGTAATGGTTTCTTTACCTTCCGTATAAGGTCAAAACCACATGGAGAAAAGTctggagagtatggtgggtgccCCAATTCTTCCTATACCCAGCCACAGTAGCAGCCCTACACACTCTGCATTATGTGGTCTTATGTTGTCATGGAGGATGATTGCACTGTCCAGAAGATGGGACGTTTCTCCCTGATGCCATGGCATAACTGTCGCATCAGGAAGTTCCTGTAGTAACTTCCTGTCACTGCTCTGCCATGTGGAACGAAGTGACAATCACCATCAACTTCAAGGGGGAAGGATTCTGACGGAACTTCTGCCTTCTTGGTGATCCTGCGCCACTCTGCGGATGACATTTAAGCCCTGGTTCGTATGTCCTGGCCCAAAATTCATCAATAACGATCATTCGTGAAAGGAAGTGGTCTCCTTCCTGTTGCCAGCGTGCTAGATGATCACAGCATGTTGCATATCGCATCCACATTTGCACTTCTATTAGTGCAAGTGGTAATTCACTTCGATGCAATTTTACACATGTGAAGATCATTCCGCAAAATCCTATGTATCGTGCGTTTCTCGATGCCACTTTCTCTCTGTAACTCAAGTAGCATCCATCGTCTGTCTTCATCAGGTGCTCAATTACTGCATATGTCACATCAGTCTGCACAATCACTGGTTGCTTCGCGTTCTCACTGAAACATTGCTATCCACCTTCCagtattaataatccgtggcgctacaccccgtgaagggcctagactgaccagccggctgctggcctctcgcacacatgccgaagcagaggtggacgatcatccaaccagaatggaggtatcgtgtggttagcacgatgatccctccagccgttatagctggtattcgcaaccggatttcgctacctatcgtagctccccaagtgcatcacgatgctgggtgggcaccggtcccatacactggccgaaatttcatgagaaaatttcttcctccatgaggactcgaaccagcgtgcattccgtaacgcgagtcctaggcgggatgccttagaccgtgacGCCACGGCACAGGACACCTTCCAGTATTGAAGGACATTATTCCCGACAACTTCTACCAACTCCCTGTGGCATTCTTCTCACAGAGAACGGCTATTTTGATATACGAACCTTGTTCAACACAGGTTACATCCATCCTGCACAGCACTACACTGACAACTGATTTAACATTACTCTTTGTTCTATTATAGACAAGCACAGAGCCACCTTGTGTTGTGAACATACATTATGACTGCACGGCTTCCGTGCGACATGACATTTTATGATACCAATCCttacgtttgaaaaaaaaaatagttgccatgacttatgccccAACTCTCGTATCATCTCTGCTCCAAtgattcatcatcattatcatctccgcACTACAGCCACACATGGGCCTTGGCGTCCTCAACAATTCTTTTCCATGTTTGTCTTTCCTGTGCCTTCCTCCTCCAATTTCTCACTCCCAATGCCACCAAGTCATCTGTCACACCATCAAACCATCTGAGCTTAGGTCTTCCCTTTTCCTTATCCCTCCAGTTTCATTAAAAAGCAGCTTTTTGGCTATTTCGTCTTCACTCATTCTCATGAGATGACCAAGCATCTTatcctttctgcttttataatCGCCATTATATCCGGTTCTTCATATAACTGATATAATTCCCAGTTAAACCTTCTCCATATTCCTCCCTCATTAATTGCTCCATATATTCTTCTTAAGATCTTTCTTTCGAAAGTTCCCAGagaattttcctctctttttgtcAGGGTCCAAGTCTCCGCTCCATAAATCAACACCGGTCTgatcattgttttataaattttagttttaatcgTACAAGGAACATTCTTTGCTTTTAATAtatttgctattccaaaatagCTCTTATTGGCTGCTATTAATCTAGCTCCTATTTCACTATCCATGGTATTGTTTTCTGTTATTACTGATCTCAAATATTTAAAAGATTTGACCCTCTCAAACGTAAATTCCTGTATCTTAAGCTCATTTGGTATTG
This sequence is a window from Periplaneta americana isolate PAMFEO1 chromosome 2, P.americana_PAMFEO1_priV1, whole genome shotgun sequence. Protein-coding genes within it:
- the ND-B17 gene encoding uncharacterized protein ND-B17, whose product is MASDTGGVKPFSIQGRLARERERVMGMTNEERAWRRQWVKDQELSPNEPRHVPEYFKERYNPIRRAYRMPLDMAFKPLMPVLGERRTNIIRWFTGKFLMIGFAIYAGAYYFKYNANDWTRKGGWRVISSRKPILPGDPGYPRLSDRTKPSDYAARGFNESPI
- the ND-13B gene encoding NADH dehydrogenase [ubiquinone] 1 alpha subcomplex subunit 5, with amino-acid sequence MASGALKKTTGLTGLAVAANPHHTLGVLYSKILRAVQKMPSNAAYRKYTEEIVKDRAEAVKSTPNIAELERKIGCGQVEELILQAENELTLARKMLTWKPWEPLATEPVPHQWAWPPTK